Proteins from a single region of Pseudobacteroides sp.:
- a CDS encoding GerAB/ArcD/ProY family transporter, which translates to MLPIHIAIKLQQAQTIKDWLGVDSKEQAEVYFYGILFAGTMIVLLTLRNITILGELLGRLYFPSYTAVSRISISDFLQRIEVSVAIVFITCVFIKVSICMYVASKGVSKIFNLNDYRSVTIQTGLLTIFFAYIMYKNIMEMKYWAFNVYQYYSFPFQVILPVIIWIIIEIKCKRKVVK; encoded by the coding sequence ATGCTCCCTATCCACATAGCAATAAAGCTTCAACAAGCACAGACAATCAAGGATTGGCTAGGTGTTGATAGTAAAGAACAAGCTGAAGTGTATTTTTATGGAATCTTGTTTGCAGGGACTATGATTGTTTTATTAACTTTAAGAAATATTACTATTTTAGGAGAACTCCTTGGACGCCTATACTTTCCATCGTATACTGCAGTTAGCAGGATTAGTATTTCTGATTTTTTGCAGAGGATAGAAGTTTCTGTCGCAATAGTATTTATTACTTGTGTATTCATTAAAGTCAGCATTTGCATGTATGTGGCAAGCAAAGGAGTAAGTAAAATATTTAATCTAAATGATTACAGGTCGGTTACAATACAAACAGGTTTGTTAACGATTTTCTTTGCATATATTATGTACAAAAACATTATGGAAATGAAATACTGGGCTTTTAATGTGTATCAATACTATTCATTTCCCTTTCAAGTAATTCTGCCTGTTATCATTTGGATTATAATTGAAATCAAGTGCAAAAGAAAGGTAGTTAAATAA